Proteins encoded within one genomic window of Glycine soja cultivar W05 chromosome 1, ASM419377v2, whole genome shotgun sequence:
- the LOC114408810 gene encoding uncharacterized protein LOC114408810 — translation MVAVSCSIPANLPVLTGKNYENWKIQIRVVMRFQGVWEFVEEGYIPVGERATEEQNAADREKEKKDCKALFILHQSVDAANFEKIAMAQTSKEAWDILQKSHDGATKTKKIKLQTLRRQYELLQMEKNESVAEYITKVQTVVNSMKGYGEKIIVQSVVEKVLRTMPPKFDHIVVAIEESKNLEELSLEELQGSLESHEQRMNERIN, via the coding sequence ATGGTTGCAGTATCTTGCTCAATTCCTGCAAATCTACCAGTTCTCACAGGAAAGAACTATGAAAATTGGAAGATTCAGATCAGGGTGGTGATGCGATTCCAAGGGGTTTGGGAGTTCGTAGAAGAAGGTTATATACCTGTGGGAGAGAGAGCAACAGAGGAACAAAACGCTGCtgatagagaaaaagaaaagaaagattgcaAGGCACTTTTCATTTTGCACCAAAGTGTAGATGCTGCTAACTTTGAAAAGATAGCAATGGCTCAAACCTCCAAAGAAGCATGGGACATTCTGCAGAAATCTCATGATGGAGCCACAAAAACTAAGAAGATCAAGCTGCAAACTCTGAGGAGACAATATGAACTACTACAAATGGAAAAGAATGAATCAGTTGCTGAGTACATCACAAAAGTGCAGACAGTGGTGAATTCAATGAAGGGCTATGGAGAAAAGATAATTGTGCAATCAGTTGTAGAGAAAGTGCTGAGAACCATGCCACCCAAGTTTGACCATATTGTGGTAGCCATCGAGGAATCCAAAAATCTTGAAGAGCTTAGCCTAGAGGAATTGCAGGGATCTTTGGAATCTCATGAACAGAGAATGAATGAAAGGATAAATTAG